One Lacunisphaera limnophila DNA window includes the following coding sequences:
- a CDS encoding IspD/TarI family cytidylyltransferase produces MSRTAAILLAAGSSRRMVGAVADKILAPLAGKPVFAHSAAAFVRSGVADFYVVTYRDQAQLVGLSAYAPTPSIFVRGGAERQDSVAAALAELPDDISHVFIHDCARPLVRPEQLAALYKIVRREHAVVLAHRVTDTIKEHRGEGRLRNLDRRHLWAMETPQVFDRALIARAYAKVAARKIAITDDAAAVEALGRPVALLENPHPNPKLTSPADLPYLEFLLARAEV; encoded by the coding sequence ATGAGCCGCACCGCCGCCATCCTCCTCGCCGCCGGCAGCAGTCGCCGCATGGTCGGCGCCGTGGCCGACAAGATCCTCGCCCCCCTCGCGGGCAAACCGGTCTTCGCCCACTCCGCCGCCGCGTTCGTCCGCAGCGGCGTGGCCGACTTCTACGTCGTCACCTACCGCGACCAGGCCCAGCTCGTCGGCCTCTCCGCCTACGCCCCCACCCCCAGCATCTTTGTCCGCGGCGGCGCCGAACGGCAGGATTCCGTGGCCGCCGCCCTTGCCGAGCTGCCCGACGACATCAGCCATGTCTTCATCCACGACTGCGCCCGTCCGCTGGTGCGCCCCGAGCAACTGGCCGCGCTCTACAAGATTGTCCGCCGCGAACACGCCGTCGTGCTCGCCCACCGCGTGACCGACACCATCAAGGAACACCGCGGCGAGGGCCGCCTGCGCAACCTCGACCGCCGGCACCTCTGGGCCATGGAAACCCCCCAGGTCTTTGACCGCGCCCTGATCGCCCGCGCCTACGCCAAGGTCGCTGCCCGGAAGATTGCGATCACCGACGACGCCGCCGCCGTCGAGGCCCTCGGCCGCCCCGTCGCCCTCCTCGAGAATCCCCACCCGAACCCGAAGCTCACCTCCCCGGCCGACCTCCCCTACCTGGAGTTCCTGCTCGCCCGCGCCGAGGTCTGA
- a CDS encoding peptide ABC transporter substrate-binding protein has protein sequence MLPRALLPAFTAALVLFTATACGRKEPAPTGGPAPKILLFGNGAEPQDLDPQTVTGVPENKLLNAFFEGLVSYGPTANDTVGGVAERWDISADGTVYNFHLRAEAKWSNGDPVTAQDFARSYQRILTPSLGAEYAYKFAPVIGAEDYQRGTLTDFSQVGIKALDARTLEIRLKHPVPYLLEAMKHYAWFPVHIASVEQHGGLTSRGKAWTRVENFVGNGPFVLKSWRPNQVIVAERSSTYWDRAAVKLDAIHFFPTENLDTEERMFRTGQLHKTYELPAAKIDVYQRDFPDSYRSDVYYGSYYFRFNVTRKPLDDVRVRRALSLAIDRESLARNVVRGGQQPAYGMTPPTEKYTARARLTGDLTEARRLLAEAGFPEGRGFPRIELLYNTQDNHRRVCEALQEMWRQNLGIEVGLINQEWKVYLRSMDTLDYDMARGGWIGDYNDPNSFYDTFVTGGGNNRTGWSNARYDQLLRDTGRAPDETARMELYQQMEEIIVQELPIMPVYFYRKVYALSPLVHWPANPLDNQNWKFVHFKE, from the coding sequence ATGCTTCCCCGCGCTCTACTCCCGGCGTTCACCGCCGCGCTCGTGTTGTTCACCGCCACCGCCTGCGGCCGCAAGGAACCCGCCCCCACCGGCGGTCCGGCCCCGAAGATCCTCCTCTTCGGCAACGGCGCCGAGCCGCAGGACCTCGACCCCCAGACCGTGACCGGCGTGCCGGAAAACAAACTGCTCAACGCCTTTTTCGAAGGTCTCGTCTCCTACGGCCCCACCGCCAATGACACCGTCGGCGGCGTCGCCGAGCGCTGGGACATCTCCGCAGACGGCACCGTCTACAACTTCCACCTCCGCGCCGAGGCCAAGTGGTCCAACGGCGACCCCGTCACCGCCCAGGACTTCGCCCGCTCCTACCAGCGGATCCTCACCCCGTCGCTGGGCGCCGAGTACGCCTACAAGTTCGCCCCCGTGATCGGCGCCGAGGACTACCAGCGCGGCACCCTGACGGATTTCAGCCAGGTCGGCATCAAGGCCCTCGACGCCCGCACCCTCGAGATCCGCCTCAAGCACCCGGTCCCCTACCTCCTCGAGGCCATGAAACACTACGCGTGGTTTCCCGTGCATATCGCCTCCGTCGAGCAACACGGCGGCCTCACCTCCCGCGGCAAGGCCTGGACCCGCGTGGAAAACTTCGTCGGCAACGGCCCGTTCGTCCTCAAGAGCTGGCGCCCCAACCAGGTCATCGTGGCCGAGCGCTCCTCCACCTACTGGGACCGCGCCGCCGTGAAGCTCGACGCCATCCACTTCTTCCCCACTGAGAACCTCGACACGGAGGAACGCATGTTCCGCACCGGCCAGCTGCACAAGACCTACGAACTCCCCGCCGCCAAGATCGATGTCTACCAACGCGACTTCCCCGACTCGTATCGCTCGGACGTCTACTACGGCTCTTACTACTTCCGCTTCAACGTCACGCGGAAACCCCTCGACGACGTCCGCGTCCGCCGCGCACTTTCCCTCGCCATCGACCGCGAGAGCCTCGCCCGCAACGTCGTCCGCGGCGGCCAGCAGCCGGCTTACGGCATGACCCCGCCCACGGAAAAATACACCGCCCGCGCCCGGCTCACCGGCGACCTGACCGAGGCCCGCCGCCTCCTCGCCGAGGCCGGTTTCCCCGAGGGCCGCGGGTTCCCCCGCATCGAACTCCTTTACAACACCCAGGACAACCATCGCCGCGTCTGCGAGGCCCTGCAGGAAATGTGGCGCCAGAACCTCGGCATCGAAGTCGGCCTCATCAACCAGGAATGGAAGGTTTACCTCCGCAGCATGGACACCCTCGACTACGACATGGCCCGCGGCGGCTGGATCGGCGACTACAACGACCCCAATTCCTTCTACGACACCTTCGTCACCGGCGGCGGCAACAACCGCACCGGCTGGTCCAACGCCCGCTACGACCAACTCCTCCGCGACACCGGCCGCGCCCCCGACGAGACCGCCCGCATGGAACTCTACCAGCAGATGGAGGAGATCATCGTCCAGGAGCTGCCGATCATGCCGGTCTATTTCTACCGCAAGGTCTACGCCCTCTCCCCCCTGGTCCACTGGCCCGCCAACCCCCTCGACAACCAGAACTGGAAATTCGTCCACTTTAAGGAATAA
- the ispF gene encoding 2-C-methyl-D-erythritol 2,4-cyclodiphosphate synthase yields the protein MNLRIGHGYDIHRTCPGRPLVLGGVTFVADFGLDGHSDADALTHALCDALLGAAGLPDIGHFFPNTDPAYKNADSQILLQRVIAALRERGWAPVNVDATLIAEKPKIAPRLAEMKAALAKSTGLPVDAIGLKATTNEGSDDIGRGLAIAAHAVALIRKI from the coding sequence ATGAATCTCCGCATCGGCCACGGCTACGACATCCACCGCACCTGCCCGGGCCGGCCGCTCGTGCTCGGCGGCGTGACCTTCGTCGCCGACTTCGGCCTCGACGGCCACTCCGATGCCGACGCTCTTACCCACGCCCTCTGCGATGCCCTGCTCGGCGCCGCCGGCCTGCCCGACATCGGCCACTTCTTCCCCAACACCGACCCGGCTTACAAGAACGCCGACTCCCAGATCCTGCTCCAGCGCGTCATCGCCGCCCTGCGCGAGCGCGGCTGGGCCCCGGTCAACGTCGACGCCACCCTGATCGCCGAGAAACCCAAGATCGCCCCCCGCCTCGCCGAGATGAAAGCCGCCCTCGCGAAATCCACCGGCCTCCCCGTGGACGCCATCGGCCTCAAGGCCACGACCAACGAGGGCAGCGACGACATCGGCCGCGGCCTCGCCATCGCCGCCCACGCCGTCGCGCTGATCCGGAAAATTTAG
- a CDS encoding ABC transporter permease has protein sequence MSASAPLPVSESGSSPWRDAWHRLRRNRLAVVGGITLLVLAAACLLGPLLSPYDYADQNLDNTFAPPGGAHWLGTDQLGRDLLVRVLYGGRISLGVGLCATFVALTIGVVYGAVAGWVGGRTDAIMMRLVDIMYALPFTIFVILLMVFLGRNIILLFVAIGAVEWLTMARIVRGQIMTLKKMEFIEAARSLGYGNRRIIFRHLLPNALGPIIVYTTLTIPAVMLLEAFLSFLGLGVQPPMSSWGTLIKDGAEKMEEYWWLLVFPGTLFSLTLFSLNFLGDGLRDALDVRAAKD, from the coding sequence ATGAGCGCATCCGCCCCACTCCCGGTCAGCGAATCCGGCTCCTCCCCGTGGCGCGATGCCTGGCACCGCCTCCGCCGCAACCGCCTCGCCGTGGTCGGCGGGATCACCCTCCTCGTGCTCGCGGCCGCCTGCCTCCTCGGCCCGCTGCTCAGCCCCTACGACTACGCCGACCAGAACCTCGACAACACCTTCGCCCCGCCCGGCGGCGCCCACTGGCTCGGCACCGACCAGCTCGGCCGCGACCTCCTCGTGCGCGTGCTCTACGGCGGCCGCATCTCCCTCGGCGTCGGCCTCTGCGCCACCTTCGTCGCCCTCACTATCGGCGTCGTCTACGGCGCCGTCGCCGGCTGGGTCGGCGGCCGCACCGACGCCATCATGATGCGCCTGGTCGACATCATGTACGCCCTGCCCTTCACGATCTTCGTCATCCTCCTCATGGTTTTCCTCGGCCGGAACATCATCCTGCTGTTCGTCGCCATCGGCGCCGTGGAGTGGCTGACCATGGCGCGCATCGTGCGCGGCCAGATCATGACGCTGAAGAAAATGGAGTTCATCGAGGCCGCCCGCTCCCTCGGCTACGGCAACCGCCGCATCATCTTCCGCCACCTCCTGCCCAACGCCCTCGGCCCGATCATCGTCTACACCACGCTCACCATCCCGGCTGTCATGCTCCTCGAGGCCTTCCTCAGCTTCCTCGGCCTCGGCGTCCAGCCCCCCATGAGTTCCTGGGGCACCCTCATCAAGGACGGCGCCGAGAAGATGGAGGAATACTGGTGGCTCCTCGTCTTCCCCGGCACCCTTTTCTCGCTGACGCTCTTCTCCCTCAACTTCCTCGGCGACGGCCTCCGCGACGCCCTGGATGTCCGCGCCGCGAAGGATTGA
- a CDS encoding ABC transporter permease, giving the protein MLRFVLRRLLQTIPVLFIIVTATFFMVRFVPGGPFTAEKAIPPEILRNIEAHYGLDQPLWRQYLSYLGQVLQGDLGPSFKYSNRTVNEIIADKLPVSLELGGLALAVALVVGLSLGVLAAVRRNTWLDYVASTTGLLGICVPTFVLGPLLVLFFAIHLGWFNASGWFTPADRVLPSLTLGFVYAAYIMRLTRGGMLEVLNQDFIRTARAKGATEGRIVFRHALRGGLLPVVAFLGPGVAGILTGSFVIETIFQIPGLGREFVNSAFNRDYTLVLGTVILYASLIVICNLVVDVVQVWLNPRLKFE; this is encoded by the coding sequence ATGCTCCGCTTCGTCCTCCGCCGCCTGCTCCAGACCATCCCGGTCCTGTTCATCATCGTCACGGCGACGTTCTTCATGGTCCGCTTCGTGCCCGGCGGTCCGTTCACGGCGGAAAAGGCGATCCCGCCCGAGATCCTCCGCAACATCGAGGCCCACTACGGCCTCGATCAGCCGCTCTGGCGCCAATACCTCTCCTACCTCGGGCAGGTGCTGCAGGGCGACCTCGGCCCTTCCTTCAAATACTCCAACCGCACCGTCAACGAGATCATCGCCGACAAGCTGCCCGTCTCCCTTGAGCTCGGCGGTCTCGCCCTCGCCGTGGCGCTGGTCGTCGGCCTGAGCCTCGGCGTGCTGGCCGCCGTCCGTCGCAACACCTGGCTCGATTACGTAGCCAGCACGACCGGTCTCCTCGGCATCTGCGTGCCCACCTTTGTGCTGGGGCCGCTTCTCGTCCTCTTCTTCGCCATCCACCTCGGCTGGTTCAACGCTTCTGGCTGGTTTACCCCGGCCGACCGTGTGCTGCCTTCGCTGACCCTCGGTTTTGTGTACGCCGCCTACATCATGCGGCTCACCCGCGGCGGCATGCTCGAGGTGCTCAACCAGGATTTCATCCGCACCGCCCGGGCCAAGGGCGCCACCGAGGGCCGCATCGTCTTCCGCCACGCCCTCCGCGGCGGCCTCCTCCCCGTCGTCGCCTTCCTCGGGCCCGGCGTCGCCGGCATCCTCACCGGCTCCTTCGTCATCGAGACCATCTTCCAGATCCCCGGCCTCGGCCGCGAGTTCGTCAACAGCGCCTTCAACCGCGACTACACCCTCGTCCTCGGCACCGTCATCCTCTACGCGAGCCTCATCGTCATCTGCAACCTGGTCGTCGACGTCGTCCAGGTCTGGCTCAACCCGCGCCTCAAATTCGAATGA
- the pyrF gene encoding orotidine-5'-phosphate decarboxylase: MPCDLILALDVPTREAAAPILRQLRGQLRWVKLGLQMFTAYGPSYVREVADLGFDVFLDLKLHDIPNTVAKAVESLGPLPIKMLTLHTSGGGEMMRAAVAAQQKTNPDLLLLGVTVLTSTDAAGLDEIGVTASPADQVARLGRLAVSSGLRGLVCSPLEVQLLRRTLPLSTQLITPGIRPAGEAGGDDQKRVLSPADAARAGSSFIVVGRPILQAPDPAAATRAILAELNGA, translated from the coding sequence ATGCCCTGTGACCTGATCCTCGCCCTCGACGTCCCCACCCGCGAAGCCGCCGCACCGATCCTCCGCCAGCTCCGCGGCCAGCTCCGCTGGGTGAAGCTCGGTCTCCAGATGTTCACGGCCTACGGGCCGAGCTACGTGCGCGAGGTCGCCGACCTCGGCTTTGATGTTTTCCTCGACCTCAAGCTCCACGACATTCCCAACACCGTCGCCAAGGCCGTCGAATCCCTCGGTCCGCTGCCGATCAAGATGCTCACGCTGCACACGTCCGGCGGCGGTGAGATGATGCGCGCCGCCGTCGCCGCCCAGCAAAAGACCAACCCCGACCTCCTCCTGCTCGGCGTCACCGTCCTCACCTCGACTGATGCCGCCGGCCTCGACGAGATCGGCGTCACCGCCTCCCCCGCCGACCAGGTCGCGCGCCTCGGCCGGCTCGCCGTGAGCTCCGGCCTCCGCGGTCTTGTCTGCTCGCCGCTCGAGGTCCAGCTGCTGCGCCGCACCCTGCCACTCTCCACCCAGCTCATCACGCCGGGCATCCGCCCCGCCGGCGAGGCCGGGGGCGACGACCAGAAACGCGTCCTCTCCCCCGCCGACGCCGCCCGCGCCGGCTCCAGCTTCATCGTCGTCGGCCGCCCCATCCTCCAGGCCCCCGACCCCGCCGCCGCCACCCGCGCCATCCTCGCCGAGCTCAACGGGGCGTAA
- a CDS encoding ABC transporter substrate-binding protein → MSGWSISRRSWALCALGVLCGLGAGCTKTEPAADSRQVLRLAQRNEPATLDPHLATLPDEFFVIRALSEGLLTPNPAGGPPLPGVAARWNASPDGLVYTFHLRPDARWADGTPVTAGDFVFSIRRALTAATAAPKAPLYFALKNARDFLAGRVPDFTSVGVAAPDEHTLVLTLARPAADFPSLVASGPWIPVHAATLAAHGDRWTRPGLYLGNGPFVLAEWKPNQRITLRRNPHYWDTAAIHLDEIQMLAFTSSDTEERTFRAGQLDVSMTVPFAKLDSYRRTAPELLQTVPLHETRYIALNTTRPPLNDLRVRRALSLALDRAELVHKVLKGGQLVALNFVPPGLGGYVPEAALTEDAAEARRLLAAAGYPGGRGFPRLELTTWGAGNLVLEAIQQRWRSELGITIPLVQREAHTHLVAMAAGDYDLAYATAIPDYDAPPTCSNTSPAAMPATTPSGTTPPTTPFSPATSCRRRKKSCWTTCRWSRSTSTPRISSVAPRSAAGRRTLSGPATTSMSPSPMNNPPRALVLLCLAATTLLPAAAPDFSAARILDHTRVLASDAFEGRAPGTPGEEKTVAYLVGEFEKLGLTPGNPDGSWVQNVPLVGITSLPSLAFELDGRTLAMEPINDYIGYTTRVAEQLATRQSEVVFVGYGVVAPEYGWDDYKGVDVRGKTVVMLVNDPPVTKADGSLDDTFFKGKAMTYYGRWTYKYEIAAAKGAAGCLIVHETGPAGYPFAVLVGSNTRENFTIASPDGNAGDVAFSGWLTIDGARKLFTAAGRDYDIAKAAAARADFRPVTLPAKAAFTIAAQLRNVASRNVVGLLPGSDPQLKDEYVVYTAHWDHLGRDERLPGDQIYNGAADNAAGTAVLLELARAFAALPPAERPRRSLLFLSVTAEEKGLLGSRYYATHPLYPLERTVANINMDGANQFGPTEDVVVVGSGATTIEAVAATVAAEQGRSLSPDPRPEVGSYYRSDHFEFAKVGVPAFYGRAGRRFIGLPPDFAEKLVTDYIANRYHKVTDEVQPDWTFTGAEQDAAFLFEVGRRVANDDTWPAWQPGNEFKARRDAMLAPR, encoded by the coding sequence ATGTCTGGCTGGAGCATTAGTCGGCGCTCATGGGCCCTCTGCGCCCTCGGGGTCCTCTGTGGCCTGGGTGCGGGCTGCACCAAAACTGAGCCCGCCGCCGATTCCCGGCAGGTCCTCCGCCTCGCCCAGCGCAACGAGCCCGCCACGCTCGACCCGCACCTCGCCACCCTGCCCGACGAGTTCTTCGTCATCCGCGCCCTGAGCGAGGGCCTCCTCACCCCAAACCCGGCCGGCGGGCCGCCCCTGCCCGGCGTGGCCGCCCGCTGGAACGCCTCCCCCGACGGCCTCGTCTACACGTTCCACCTCCGCCCCGATGCCCGGTGGGCCGACGGCACGCCGGTGACCGCCGGGGATTTTGTGTTCTCCATCCGGCGCGCCCTCACCGCGGCCACCGCCGCCCCCAAGGCCCCGCTCTACTTCGCCCTCAAAAACGCCCGCGATTTCCTCGCTGGCCGCGTCCCGGATTTCACGTCGGTCGGCGTGGCCGCCCCCGACGAACACACCCTGGTCCTGACCCTCGCCCGGCCCGCCGCCGACTTTCCCTCCCTCGTGGCCAGCGGGCCGTGGATTCCCGTCCACGCCGCCACCCTCGCGGCCCACGGCGACCGCTGGACCCGGCCGGGGCTCTACCTGGGCAACGGCCCCTTCGTCCTCGCGGAATGGAAGCCCAACCAACGGATCACCCTGCGCCGGAATCCCCACTATTGGGACACGGCCGCCATCCACCTCGATGAAATCCAAATGCTCGCCTTCACCAGCAGCGACACCGAGGAACGCACCTTCCGCGCCGGCCAGCTCGATGTCTCCATGACCGTGCCGTTTGCCAAGCTCGACAGCTACCGCCGCACCGCGCCGGAGCTGCTCCAGACCGTGCCCCTGCATGAGACCCGCTATATTGCGCTCAACACCACCCGCCCCCCGCTCAACGACCTCCGGGTGCGCCGCGCGCTCAGCCTCGCCCTCGATCGGGCCGAACTCGTCCACAAGGTCCTCAAAGGCGGCCAGCTGGTCGCGCTCAATTTCGTGCCGCCGGGGCTCGGGGGCTATGTGCCGGAGGCCGCACTCACCGAGGACGCCGCGGAAGCCCGGCGCCTCCTCGCCGCCGCCGGCTACCCGGGCGGGCGGGGCTTTCCCCGGCTCGAGCTGACCACCTGGGGCGCGGGCAACCTGGTGCTCGAGGCGATCCAGCAGCGCTGGCGCAGCGAACTGGGCATCACCATCCCCCTGGTTCAGCGCGAGGCCCATACCCACCTCGTCGCGATGGCCGCCGGCGACTACGACCTCGCCTACGCCACCGCCATCCCCGACTACGACGCCCCGCCGACCTGCTCCAACACCTCACCAGCGGCGATGCCGGCAACTACCCCCAGTGGCACCACCCCGCCTACGACGCCCTTTTCGCCCGCGACGAGCTGCCGGCGGCGGAAAAAGTCCTGCTGGACGACCTGCCGCTGGTCCCGCTCTACTTCAACACCAAGAATTTCCTCCGTCGCCCCACGGTCCGCGGCTGGCAGGAGGACGCTCTCTGGACCCGCTACTACAAGCATGTCTCCCTCGCCGATGAATAACCCGCCCCGCGCCCTGGTGCTCCTCTGCCTCGCCGCCACCACCCTGCTTCCGGCCGCGGCCCCCGACTTCTCCGCGGCCCGCATCCTCGACCACACCCGCGTGCTCGCCTCCGACGCGTTCGAGGGCCGCGCCCCGGGCACGCCCGGCGAGGAAAAGACCGTCGCCTATCTGGTAGGCGAATTCGAAAAACTCGGCCTCACCCCCGGCAACCCCGACGGCTCTTGGGTGCAGAACGTACCCCTCGTCGGCATCACCTCGCTGCCCAGCCTGGCCTTCGAACTCGACGGCCGGACCCTCGCGATGGAACCCATCAACGACTACATCGGCTACACCACGCGCGTTGCCGAACAGCTCGCCACCCGGCAGTCCGAGGTCGTGTTCGTCGGCTACGGCGTCGTCGCCCCCGAGTACGGCTGGGACGACTACAAGGGCGTGGACGTGCGCGGCAAGACGGTCGTCATGCTCGTCAACGATCCGCCGGTGACCAAGGCCGACGGTTCCCTCGACGACACCTTCTTCAAGGGCAAGGCCATGACCTACTACGGCCGCTGGACCTACAAGTATGAGATCGCCGCCGCCAAGGGCGCCGCGGGCTGCCTCATCGTCCACGAGACCGGTCCCGCCGGTTACCCCTTCGCCGTGCTCGTCGGCAGCAACACCCGCGAGAATTTCACCATCGCCTCGCCCGACGGCAACGCGGGCGATGTCGCCTTCTCCGGCTGGCTCACGATCGACGGCGCCCGCAAGCTCTTCACCGCGGCCGGCCGGGACTACGACATCGCCAAGGCCGCCGCCGCGCGCGCCGACTTCCGCCCCGTCACCCTGCCCGCCAAGGCCGCCTTCACCATCGCCGCCCAGCTGCGCAATGTCGCCTCGCGCAACGTCGTCGGCCTCCTGCCCGGCTCCGACCCCCAACTGAAGGACGAGTACGTCGTGTACACCGCGCACTGGGACCACCTCGGCCGGGACGAACGTCTCCCGGGCGACCAGATCTACAACGGCGCCGCCGACAATGCCGCCGGCACCGCCGTCCTGCTCGAGCTCGCCCGCGCCTTCGCCGCCCTGCCGCCGGCGGAACGCCCCCGGCGCAGCCTCCTCTTCCTCTCCGTCACCGCCGAGGAAAAGGGCCTGCTCGGCTCTCGCTATTACGCCACCCACCCGCTCTACCCGCTCGAGCGGACCGTCGCGAACATCAACATGGACGGCGCCAACCAGTTCGGCCCCACCGAGGATGTCGTGGTCGTCGGCAGCGGCGCCACCACCATCGAGGCCGTCGCCGCCACCGTCGCGGCGGAGCAGGGCCGCAGCCTCTCCCCCGACCCGCGGCCCGAGGTCGGCAGCTACTACCGCAGCGACCACTTCGAGTTCGCCAAGGTCGGCGTGCCCGCCTTCTACGGCCGCGCCGGCCGCCGGTTCATCGGCCTGCCCCCGGATTTCGCCGAGAAACTGGTCACCGACTACATCGCCAACCGCTACCACAAGGTCACGGACGAGGTGCAGCCCGACTGGACCTTCACCGGCGCCGAGCAGGACGCGGCGTTCCTCTTCGAAGTCGGGCGCCGCGTCGCCAACGACGACACCTGGCCGGCCTGGCAGCCCGGCAACGAGTTCAAGGCCCGCCGCGACGCGATGCTGGCCCCGCGGTAA
- a CDS encoding peptide ABC transporter substrate-binding protein, with protein sequence MAIPSGCKKRETDVERGIREQVLHRGLSADLAGLDPHRETGLPEINVISALFEGLVGEHPETGAPVPGVAERWETSADGLIWTFHLRANAKWSNGAPVTARDFVGSIQRVLSRPLGADNAAMLFVLANAESWYQGGLTDFTHVGALAVDDHTLRLTLAHPAPFLLSLLSHPVWYPVPLPVIEQHGGVTQRDNRWTDPAHLVGNGPFVLKANRRGEVIIVDKSPTYWDAATVRLAAIHFHPAADVDGEERAFRAGQLHLTEALPVAKVDSYRRDHPDVLRISPFLDTYFYRLNTTRPGLDKTLVRRALSLAIDRRALTEKITRGGQQPAASFTPAGITGYTPPATLRHDPAEAARLLAEAGYPGGAGLPPVEIMINSSGNHRIIAEAVQQMWRQLGVTVAVNNMEQSSLFAKRRALDYSVLRSEWVADFADPKSFLDVFRGGSNNNHTGWNNLAYDAALHAADRSADPVAREQLLRQAETILLEELPVIPIYHFTTVRLVHPSVRGWHPLPLDRHPYKHVWLEH encoded by the coding sequence GTGGCCATCCCCTCCGGCTGCAAGAAGCGCGAGACCGATGTCGAGCGGGGCATCCGCGAACAGGTCCTGCACCGCGGTCTCTCCGCCGACCTCGCGGGCCTCGATCCGCACCGGGAAACCGGCCTGCCCGAGATCAACGTCATCTCCGCCCTCTTCGAAGGCCTGGTCGGTGAACACCCCGAGACCGGCGCCCCCGTCCCCGGCGTCGCCGAGCGCTGGGAAACCTCCGCCGATGGCCTCATCTGGACCTTCCATCTTCGGGCCAATGCCAAATGGTCCAATGGGGCTCCCGTCACCGCTCGCGACTTCGTCGGCTCCATCCAGCGCGTCCTCAGCCGGCCCCTTGGCGCCGACAACGCGGCCATGCTGTTCGTCCTCGCGAACGCCGAGTCCTGGTACCAGGGCGGGCTAACCGACTTCACCCACGTTGGCGCCCTGGCCGTGGATGACCACACGCTCCGCCTCACCCTCGCGCATCCGGCGCCGTTTCTGCTCAGCTTGCTCTCCCATCCCGTCTGGTATCCGGTGCCCCTGCCGGTGATCGAGCAGCACGGCGGCGTCACGCAGCGCGACAACCGCTGGACCGACCCCGCCCACCTCGTCGGCAACGGTCCCTTCGTGCTGAAGGCCAACCGCCGCGGCGAGGTGATCATCGTCGATAAATCCCCGACCTACTGGGACGCCGCCACCGTGCGCCTCGCCGCCATCCACTTCCACCCCGCCGCCGACGTGGACGGCGAGGAACGCGCCTTCCGCGCCGGTCAACTCCACCTAACCGAGGCGCTCCCTGTCGCCAAGGTGGACAGCTACCGCCGCGACCATCCCGACGTCCTGCGCATCAGCCCCTTTCTCGATACCTATTTCTACCGCCTCAACACGACGCGCCCGGGCCTGGACAAAACCCTCGTCCGCCGCGCCCTCTCTCTGGCCATCGATCGGCGCGCCCTCACGGAAAAAATCACCCGCGGCGGCCAGCAGCCCGCCGCTTCGTTCACCCCGGCCGGCATCACCGGCTACACCCCGCCGGCCACTCTCCGCCACGATCCGGCGGAAGCCGCCCGCCTGCTCGCGGAGGCCGGCTACCCCGGCGGCGCGGGCCTGCCCCCGGTGGAGATCATGATCAACAGCTCGGGCAACCACCGCATCATCGCCGAGGCCGTGCAACAGATGTGGCGCCAGCTGGGCGTGACGGTCGCGGTCAATAACATGGAGCAATCCTCCCTCTTCGCGAAACGCCGCGCCCTCGACTACTCCGTCCTCCGCTCCGAGTGGGTCGCCGACTTCGCCGACCCCAAGTCCTTCCTCGATGTCTTCCGCGGCGGTTCCAACAACAACCACACCGGCTGGAACAACCTCGCCTACGACGCCGCCCTCCACGCCGCCGACCGGTCCGCCGATCCCGTGGCACGCGAACAGCTGCTGCGTCAGGCCGAAACCATCCTCCTCGAGGAACTGCCCGTGATCCCGATTTACCATTTCACCACCGTCCGCCTCGTGCACCCCTCCGTCCGCGGCTGGCACCCGCTGCCTCTCGACCGCCACCCCTACAAGCATGTCTGGCTGGAGCATTAG